One genomic region from Nodularia sp. LEGE 06071 encodes:
- a CDS encoding glutathione binding-like protein, producing the protein MIELYYWTTPNGHKITMFLEETGLPYTIIPVNIGAGEQFKPEFLQISPNNRIPAIVDHEPVTEDGPISVFESGAILLYLAEKTGKLIPENLRDRVEVLQWLFWQMGGLGPMAGQNHHFNKYAPEKIDYAINRYVKETGRLYAVLNKRLADREFVAGDYSIADIAAYPWIVPHESQSQNLEDFPHLQRWFETIQARPATIRAYEKAEAFQQELDLEKSRNLLFNQSANTVKI; encoded by the coding sequence ATGATTGAACTTTACTACTGGACAACCCCCAACGGACATAAAATTACTATGTTCCTGGAAGAAACCGGGCTACCATACACAATTATTCCGGTGAATATTGGGGCCGGAGAACAATTTAAACCAGAATTTCTCCAGATTTCTCCTAATAATCGCATCCCCGCAATTGTTGACCATGAACCTGTTACCGAGGATGGACCGATTTCCGTATTTGAATCTGGGGCAATTTTGCTGTATTTAGCCGAAAAAACCGGGAAATTGATTCCTGAAAATCTGCGCGATCGCGTTGAAGTCCTCCAGTGGTTATTCTGGCAAATGGGGGGACTCGGACCAATGGCGGGACAAAACCATCACTTCAACAAATACGCACCCGAAAAAATTGATTACGCCATTAATCGGTATGTTAAAGAGACAGGACGCTTATATGCAGTGCTAAATAAGCGCCTAGCAGATAGAGAATTTGTGGCCGGCGATTATTCCATAGCTGATATCGCCGCCTATCCTTGGATTGTCCCCCATGAAAGCCAAAGCCAGAACCTAGAGGATTTTCCTCACTTGCAGCGGTGGTTTGAAACAATTCAGGCTCGTCCCGCTACTATTCGCGCTTACGAAAAAGCAGAAGCATTCCAACAGGAACTTGACTTGGAAAAATCACGAAATTTGTTATTTAACCAGTCGGCAAATACAGTCAAAATCTAG
- the cobJ gene encoding precorrin-3B C(17)-methyltransferase: MITKIAPAIVVLGENSVPVARKIINVLPEATLYGLAGRTSGVDVSFTNFGETLRELFAEGTPLIGICAAGILIRTIAPMLSDKKQEPPVIAVAEDGSAVVPLLGGLNGVNDLARRIAEALDVKPAITTTGDIRFRTALLSPPPGYHLANPDDAKKFISDLLAGAQVKLEGSAPWLSNSQLPIDPNGDLTIQVTERLVTPSANRLVYHPATIVIAISDTVDVALVEQLLADAELAPESVAGIFAPITLANNPSLKAIANAFKVPARFFTSNQLENFTLQGYSPSQAIALTTTGSSPLSSSSSHLAIAIAATPIDPSTIGQAQGRLAIIGTGPGASKWMSPEVKEILKSATDLVGYKTYINLIGSLADGKQLHESDNREEIARATMALDLAAKGRYVAVVSSGDPGIYAMAAAVFEVCDRYPKPEWESIDIHVAPGISAMQAAAAVIGAPLGHDFCAISLSDILKPWSIIEQRIAGAAQADFAIAFYNPVSKERTWQLAAAKTILLQYRTPDTPVVLARNLGRSGQMVKVIKLDHLTPDSADMRTVILVGSSQTRTIQRSDGRISVYTPRRYTEEKI, translated from the coding sequence ATGATCACAAAGATTGCACCTGCCATAGTGGTACTGGGTGAAAACAGTGTACCAGTAGCCCGAAAAATCATCAATGTCCTGCCAGAGGCAACATTATACGGTTTGGCAGGTCGCACATCTGGCGTTGATGTTAGCTTCACGAATTTTGGGGAAACACTGCGCGAGTTATTCGCCGAAGGAACACCGTTAATTGGTATTTGTGCTGCTGGTATCCTGATCAGAACAATAGCACCAATGCTTTCCGATAAAAAACAGGAACCGCCAGTAATAGCCGTAGCTGAAGATGGTAGTGCGGTAGTTCCACTTTTGGGTGGACTGAATGGTGTGAATGATTTGGCGCGACGTATTGCTGAGGCGCTTGATGTTAAACCTGCAATCACTACCACAGGTGATATCCGTTTCCGCACCGCGTTATTATCTCCTCCACCTGGATATCATTTAGCCAACCCAGATGATGCGAAGAAATTTATTTCAGATTTATTAGCAGGGGCGCAAGTTAAGCTTGAAGGTTCAGCGCCTTGGTTGAGTAATAGTCAACTACCTATAGACCCCAATGGTGATTTGACAATCCAGGTTACAGAACGATTAGTAACTCCCTCAGCCAACCGCCTTGTTTATCACCCAGCAACTATAGTAATTGCCATTAGTGATACCGTTGATGTAGCCTTAGTAGAACAGCTGCTAGCAGATGCCGAACTTGCCCCAGAATCAGTAGCCGGAATATTTGCACCAATCACCCTAGCCAATAATCCCAGCTTAAAAGCCATTGCTAACGCCTTTAAAGTACCTGCCCGCTTTTTTACCTCAAATCAACTAGAAAATTTTACATTACAAGGTTATAGCCCGTCCCAAGCCATAGCACTCACCACCACTGGCTCATCTCCCTTATCCTCCTCATCTTCCCACCTAGCTATCGCCATAGCCGCCACACCAATCGACCCCAGCACCATCGGTCAAGCACAGGGACGGTTAGCAATTATTGGCACTGGGCCAGGTGCTTCCAAGTGGATGTCTCCAGAGGTGAAAGAAATACTCAAATCTGCAACTGATTTAGTGGGTTACAAAACATACATAAATTTAATTGGTTCTCTGGCTGATGGTAAACAACTGCACGAGTCCGACAACCGGGAAGAAATTGCACGGGCTACAATGGCGCTGGATTTGGCAGCAAAAGGGCGATATGTAGCAGTAGTTTCTTCTGGTGATCCTGGGATATATGCAATGGCTGCGGCTGTATTTGAGGTATGCGATCGCTACCCCAAACCGGAATGGGAAAGTATAGATATTCATGTTGCACCGGGGATATCGGCTATGCAAGCGGCGGCGGCGGTCATTGGTGCGCCATTAGGACACGACTTCTGCGCGATATCCCTGTCTGATATTTTAAAACCTTGGTCAATTATCGAACAACGAATTGCTGGGGCGGCTCAAGCTGATTTTGCGATCGCCTTCTATAATCCTGTCTCCAAAGAGCGCACTTGGCAACTAGCAGCAGCGAAAACTATTTTACTGCAATATAGAACACCAGATACCCCAGTCGTATTAGCCAGAAATCTCGGCAGATCAGGACAAATGGTGAAGGTAATAAAACTTGATCACTTAACACCAGATTCAGCCGATATGCGGACAGTTATTTTAGTTGGTTCCAGCCAAACCCGAACAATTCAGCGCAGTGATGGACGCATTTCAGTTTATACACCAAGACGATACACTGAAGAAAAGATTTAA
- a CDS encoding Panacea domain-containing protein, with the protein MINCLDAARYFIARAYEDGIEAEMTNMKVQKLLYYSQSLYLAIYDQPLFDEDIQAWRYGPVCPPAYRFYSEFEAQQLPIPSQKLLLQIPQDEKKLLEEIWGYFGGYRAYRLSNMTHLEFPWTKARKGLPANASSTERILLEDMKALGYQKLDLIERDHPAFQSVMSQVLEDACNSESSNRINKGEVRDWLNSLLD; encoded by the coding sequence ATGATAAATTGTCTAGACGCAGCTCGCTACTTTATTGCGAGGGCTTACGAAGACGGTATAGAAGCCGAAATGACCAACATGAAGGTTCAAAAGCTTCTCTACTATTCACAAAGCTTGTATTTAGCAATATACGATCAGCCATTGTTTGACGAAGACATTCAAGCATGGCGATACGGGCCTGTCTGTCCTCCGGCTTACAGGTTTTACAGTGAATTTGAAGCGCAGCAGTTACCCATACCTAGTCAGAAATTGTTGTTACAGATTCCTCAAGATGAAAAAAAGCTGTTAGAGGAAATTTGGGGATATTTTGGTGGTTACCGTGCTTATCGACTCAGTAATATGACTCACTTGGAGTTTCCTTGGACAAAAGCACGCAAGGGTTTACCTGCAAATGCAAGTTCAACGGAACGGATTTTGCTGGAGGATATGAAGGCTTTGGGTTATCAGAAACTTGATTTAATAGAACGGGACCATCCTGCTTTTCAATCTGTAATGTCTCAGGTTTTAGAAGACGCTTGTAATTCAGAATCTTCAAATCGCATTAATAAAGGAGAGGTGCGTGACTGGCTTAACTCCCTTCTCGATTGA
- a CDS encoding precorrin-2 C(20)-methyltransferase: MQTKGRLYGIGVGPGDPELLTLKALRLLQAAPVVAYQSAVDKESIARAIVSQYLTGDQIEVLFHLPRALEPETANLIYDKEVEPIAEHLAAGRDVVVLCEGDPFFYGSFMYVFTRLSQHYQTEVVPGISSLMACPVALGVPFTYYNDIMTVLPAPMPAEELITHLLATDAAAIMKLGRHFTKVRDVLHQLGLASRALYIERATTTQQRIVPLDEVDPDQVPYFSMIIIPTKNRL; the protein is encoded by the coding sequence ATGCAAACCAAAGGCCGTCTCTATGGAATTGGTGTAGGGCCAGGTGATCCCGAACTATTGACATTGAAAGCATTGCGACTATTACAGGCTGCCCCTGTGGTGGCTTATCAGTCAGCAGTCGATAAAGAAAGTATAGCGCGCGCGATCGTCTCCCAATATCTCACCGGGGATCAAATCGAGGTGCTGTTTCACCTTCCCCGCGCCTTAGAACCAGAAACGGCCAATTTAATTTATGACAAAGAAGTTGAACCAATAGCCGAACATCTAGCCGCAGGCAGGGATGTAGTAGTATTGTGTGAGGGTGACCCGTTTTTCTACGGTTCCTTCATGTATGTTTTCACACGTTTATCTCAACACTATCAAACGGAAGTTGTACCGGGAATATCCTCACTCATGGCTTGTCCTGTAGCCTTGGGTGTACCCTTCACTTATTACAACGATATTATGACCGTTTTACCTGCCCCCATGCCAGCAGAAGAATTGATTACGCACTTACTAGCAACTGATGCAGCAGCGATTATGAAACTAGGTCGCCATTTCACCAAAGTGCGAGATGTTTTACATCAATTAGGCTTGGCATCACGGGCATTATATATTGAGAGGGCAACAACCACACAACAAAGAATAGTACCCCTAGATGAAGTTGATCCCGATCAAGTACCCTATTTCTCAATGATTATCATCCCCACCAAAAATCGACTATAG
- a CDS encoding precorrin-8X methylmutase, with the protein MSDYIRDANEIYSKSFAIIRSEAKLDVLPPDVAKVAVRLIHACGMTDIVTDLGYSSTAVQAGRAALAAGAPILCDCRMVAEGITRKRLPTNNQVICTLYDVEVPALAKRLGNTRSAAAVELWRLHLEGAVVAVGNAPTALFRLLEMLEEGVLKPALILGFPVGFVGAAESKAALAANSKGVPFLTLHGRRGGSAIAAAAVNALAKEEE; encoded by the coding sequence ATGTCTGACTACATCCGAGATGCTAACGAAATTTACAGTAAATCCTTTGCAATCATCAGATCCGAAGCCAAGCTGGATGTCCTGCCTCCAGATGTAGCAAAAGTAGCTGTACGCCTAATCCATGCCTGTGGAATGACTGATATCGTTACTGACTTGGGTTATTCATCAACGGCGGTGCAGGCGGGACGCGCAGCACTAGCAGCAGGTGCGCCGATTTTGTGTGATTGCCGCATGGTTGCCGAAGGGATTACGAGGAAGAGACTACCGACAAACAACCAAGTTATTTGCACCCTCTATGATGTGGAAGTACCAGCGCTGGCTAAACGTTTGGGTAATACGAGATCAGCTGCTGCCGTAGAATTGTGGCGATTGCACTTAGAAGGGGCAGTGGTAGCAGTGGGGAATGCCCCGACAGCACTATTTCGGCTGTTAGAAATGCTGGAAGAAGGAGTGCTAAAACCTGCGCTGATTTTAGGTTTTCCAGTGGGATTCGTTGGTGCAGCAGAGTCAAAAGCCGCACTAGCAGCAAATAGCAAAGGTGTACCATTTTTAACTTTACATGGTCGGCGTGGTGGCAGTGCGATCGCCGCAGCAGCCGTTAATGCCTTAGCAAAAGAGGAAGAATAA